The following coding sequences are from one Salvia hispanica cultivar TCC Black 2014 chromosome 3, UniMelb_Shisp_WGS_1.0, whole genome shotgun sequence window:
- the LOC125212933 gene encoding probable WRKY transcription factor 27, translated as MDDDWDLHAVVRGCAASSTTTTVSTTAATDAPFPPFHDNGPNPFDFSVNVGNDPFQGLREIYQEFCGEDPPPTSAVAAASVMPSPPLPRQDFMQFKPPPLRLNMPIHENVRFHIGSSHQNYPAAIPPPVRPRRRKNQQMKMVRQMTQEELSADSWAWRKYGQKPIKGSPYPRNYYRCSTSKGCAARKQVERSPNDPEIFVVSYSGEHTHPRPTHRSSLAGSTRAKLASPRPKPGGNGALLSQKGPMSAAAASSSSSPAAVASFSPATPSVEGEGAAQSEDVKMGEGEDGGGDDDENIIMIPSDMMNDDDDMFTGFQDSDGHSSGGGDLFSPGLMSSPPWTPTGSAAATFNAGGGGSH; from the exons ATGGATGATGACTGGGATCTCCACGCCGTGGTGAGAGGCTGCGCCGCCAGCTCAACAACCACTACAGtctccaccaccgccgccaccGATGCCCCTTTTCCACCTTTCCATGACAACGGCCCAAACCCCTTCGATTTTTCTGTGAATGTCGGAAACGATCCTTTCCAAGGTTTGCGAGAAATCTACCAAGAATTCTGCGGCGAGGATCCACCGCCAACctccgccgtcgccgccgccagCGTAATGCCCTCTCCGCCGCTGCCGCGTCAAGATTTCATGCAGTTCAAGCCGCCGCCGCTCCGATTGAATATGCCAATTCATGAAAATGTACGGTTTCACATAGGCTCTTCCCATCAAAATTATCCCGCCGCGATTCCGCCGCCAGTTCGGCCACGGAGAAG GAAAAACCAGCAGATGAAAATGGTGCGTCAAATGACACAAGAAGAGCTCTCCGCCGATTCATGGGCGTGGCGAAAATACGGCCAAAAACCCATCAAAGGCTCTCCATATCCGAG AAACTACTACCGGTGCAGCACATCGAAAGGCTGCGCCGCAAGAAAGCAGGTGGAGCGGAGCCCGAACGACCCGGAGATCTTCGTGGTCTCGTACTCGGGCGAGCACACGCACCCGCGCCCGACTCACCGGAGCTCGCTCGCCGGAAGCACCCGCGCCAAGCTGGCTTCTCCGCGGCCTAAACCGGGCGGAAATGGCGCGCTTTTGTCTCAAAAGGGCCCGATGTCGGCGGCTGCGGCTTCTTCCTCTTCGTCGCCGGCGGCGGTAGCGAGTTTCTCGCCGGCGACTCCCTCGGTGGAAGGCGAAGGTGCGGCGCAGAGCGAGGACGTGAAGATGGGCGAGGGGGAAGACGGCGGCGGAGACGACGACGAGAATATAATCATGATCCCGAGCGATATGATGAACGATGATGACGACATGTTCACTGGATTTCAGGATTCCGATGGTCACTCCAGCGGCGGAGGGGACTTGTTTTCCCCTGGTTTGATGTCTTCACCGCCGTGGACGCCCACCGGATCCGCCGCCGCCACATTCAACGCCGGTGGCGGAGGAAGTCATTGA